Proteins co-encoded in one Callospermophilus lateralis isolate mCalLat2 chromosome 2, mCalLat2.hap1, whole genome shotgun sequence genomic window:
- the LOC143390590 gene encoding uncharacterized protein LOC143390590: MTCCGCSGGCGSSCCKPVCCCVPACSCSSCGSCGGCKGGCGSCGGCKGGCGSCGGCKGGCGSCGGCKGGCGSCGGCKSSCCQSSCCKPCCSSGCGSSCCKPCCCQDSCCKSSCCKPCCCQDSCCKSSCCKPCCCQSSCCKSSCCKPCCCQSSCCKPCCCQDSCCKSSCCKPCCCQSSCCKSSCCKPCCCQSSCCKPCCCQSSCCKPCCCQDSCCKSSCCKPCCCQSSCCKPCCCQSSCCKPCCCQDSCCKSSCCKPCCCQSSCCKPCCCQSSCCKPCCSSGCGSSCCQSSCCVPVCCQCKI; the protein is encoded by the coding sequence ATGACCTGCTGTGGCTGCTCAGGGGGCTGTGGCTCCAGCTGCTGCAAGCCCGTGTGCTGCTGTGTGCCAGCCTGTTCCTGCTCCAGCTGTGGCTCCTGTGGGGGCTGCAAGGGGGGCTGTGGCTCCTGTGGGGGCTGCAAGGGGGGCTGTGGCTCCTGTGGGGGCTGCAAGGGGGGCTGTGGCTCCTGTGGGGGGTGCAAGGGGGGCTGTGGCTCCTGTGGGGGATGCAAGTCCAGCTGCTGTCAATCCAgctgctgcaaaccctgttgCTCCTCAGGCTGTGGGTCCTCCTGCTGCAAGCCCTGCTGCTGCCAGGACAGTTGCTGCAAGTCCAGCTGCTGCAAGCCCTGCTGCTGCCAGGACAGCTGCTGCAAGTCTAGCTGCTGCAAGCCCTGTTGCTGTCAGTCCAGCTGCTGCAAGTCCAGCTGCTGCAAGCCCTGTTGCTGTCAGTCCAGCTGCTGCAAGCCCTGTTGCTGCCAGGACAGTTGCTGCAAATCCAGCTGCTGCAAGCCCTGCTGCTGTCAGTCCAGCTGCTGCAAATCCAGCTGCTGCAAGCCCTGTTGCTGTCAGTCCAGCTGCTGCAAGCCCTGCTGCTGCCAGTCCAGCTGCTGCAAGCCCTGTTGCTGCCAGGACAGTTGCTGCAAATCCAGCTGCTGCAAGCCCTGCTGCTGTCAGTCCAGCTGCTGCAAGCCCTGCTGCTGTCAGTCCAGCTGCTGCAAGCCCTGTTGCTGCCAGGACAGTTGCTGCAAGTCCAGCTGCTGCAAGCCCTGCTGCTGTCAGTCCAGCTGCTGCAAGCCCTGCTGCTGCCAGTCCAGCTGCTGCAAGCCCTGCTGCTCTTCAGGCTGTGGGTCCTCCTGCTGCCAGTCCAGCTGCTGTGTCCCCGTGTGCTGCCAGTGCAAGATCTGA